CCTTGTGTCCATTGCTCTTGCGTTACATAGTGCATGAACAATGGAGCTATAAATCACTAAATTTGGTGAAATCCCCCGCTGCATCATTTCATTGAACAGATCACATGCTTTAGCAACATCGCCCTCCTTAAAGAAGCCATCGATGACCGTAGTATACGCAACCACGTCGGGCGAGCAGACAACTTTCCTTTCAGCCATCATTCGTAGCAATTCATATGCCTGGCCACTCTTTCCGTCGTTGTAGAAGCTCTTCAGAAGTATGCAGTACGAGAAAACATCAGGCTCACAGCCCAACTTAGGCATTCTGTGGAGAAGGATGTCCAGAGCCTCGTATGTTAGCTTTGCTTCACAAAGGCCCTTGAGAAGGTTGGTGATCATGATGGTATTGACGCCCAAGCCTGTCTTGAGAACCTGGCCGAAGAAGGCCAGCGTTAGCTCCGGGTGGTGCGCGCGGGTGCAGCAGTCCATGAGGTGCATACTGTAGGGGACAGCACCTGTGGGCCGTCCGCTCGAGACGCGCGGTTGAAGAGAGCGACGGCAATGGCAGGACCATCTCTGCAGGCGGCGTAGGACGGCGCACGCGCGAGCGCGGAGAGGAACCCGTTCAGCGCGCGCTCGGGGACGGGGGTGGCTTGACGCAGCAATTCGTCGAACAGGTGGTGTGCCTCCTCTGGGCGGAACGTCCCTGACAGGACCCGCGCCGTGGCGACGGCGAGGGCGAGGTGGGGAGcgcgcggcgacggcgaggaggaagcggcggtggtgaAGACGGCGAAGGAGATGCGGACTAGAGCTAGGCGGAGGAGACTTCTTACACCGTAACGCTTGGCCCTCAGGTGCCCTGTTTTGCGTCATGAGCAGAGACCCCAAGTCCCCAAGCTCCTCCGTCCAGCTCCAGTCCGAGATCTGCTTCTGTTCTGCTTCTGTGCCATGATGGAGCAGAGAACCCAAGTGCCACATGAGGAGCTCGGTGGCTCTGCCAGGTCGCCAAGAGAGATCACCAACGCATGCTACACTCTCCATCAGAATTCAGCAGTCACAATCTCATTCTTCATAACTGCAACGTCGGTTGTGTTAACAGCCATGATTAAACATGCTACAAGAGAGAATCACACATCAGTTGTGTACGGAAAGCACACCGTTTGGAGATTAAAACATCAACACTGCTGCACCATCCGCCGGGCGAATATGCTTCCAAAAACATCAAACGCTCCTTCATCAGGCCATTTACCTAAACATTCGGTACAGAATTGTTGAATCAAAAAGTAAATGAGCATCTGAATATCAAGCAGGTCAAATGAGAAGAAATCTTCCAAGAAAACATGCACATTAAGTGAACTAACTGTTTTAGATAAGATCACATTTAGCCTACCAGCGGCAGGTGGACTGATTCCAAAAATGTTCATTATATCATGCATTCTGTGATCACAAGTGCTACATTCTCTGTCAGAATTCAGAAGTCATTCTTCATAAGTGCAACATCAGTTGTATTAGCAGCCATGATAAATATCCTAATGCTACCAGGGAGAAAATCTCACATCTACTTGACTTTTAACTTGCAGCTAATTTCCCAGGTGTAAACAGCAAGTCAAGATGGTTCTTTTTGGAGAACCATGCTTCCTTGTAAGATTTACTAACAATCAACAcgcaagaaaatgatactttGCAGGGAGAAATCTTATGTGTTCCCGACAAGTCCCTTTGCTTGAGAAGAGATCAATCATCAACGTTGTGGTTGAATGTTCAAGTGAGAAATTCCTCTCATCAATTTTGGACAGGTAAGTTCCAGCCCTGACTATTTCATTTTTCTCTAGTAATTCTCTAACCACATGATTCAGCAATCGAGAATTCGCCTCACAGCCAGCATTCTCCATGGATGAAAACATATCGTCTGCCTCTTCCACCAATCCTTCTTTTATAAGATTTGTCATCGTTACAGTGTAAGTTACAACACAAGGTATCAGTCCATTTCCTGAGATTGAAGCAAACAGATCCTTGGCTTCTTCAACTCTCCTGATTTGAAACAGTCCAGCTATCATGATATTGAGAGTTGTGATATCAACCTTTACATTCATTGCATGTAGTTCTTTGAAAAGCAAGATTGCTTCATCGGAGCAGCTGTTTTTAAAAAGTCCACCAAGAATTATGCTGTAAGTATATGTATCCATTGCGATTCCACTTTCAGTCATTTCATGAAATTTCACCTTTGCAGGAACTGTTCTCCCAGCCTGAAATAACCCATGAAGTATGATGTTGTATAAACTAGTTGAAGGCTTTATTCCCTTATGCAAAATTTCTCTGAAAAGTCTCAACCCTTCATCGATCCTCCCAACTTTACAATAGCCATTAACGAGTGTACCGTACACCACAACATTTGGTTGAATGCCAGCTGACATCATAGCATCAAATACTTCTAATGCTTTCTCCATCTTGCCAACTAGACAGTACCCATCCATCAGCGTACTATACACCATAACAGTAGGATGCAGACCAATACTTACAGTAAAGTCAAAAATATCTTGTGCGTCCATTACCCTTCCCACTTTGCAAAGGTTGTTTATTATCAAACTGAAGAAAACAATGTCAGGATGCATACCTTTAGTCATCATTTCCAATGCCAATTCCTTGGCTTTCAGCAAACCACCATGAATACAAAAACCTTGAATCAGGCAATAGTAACTTACCACATCAGGTTTCACTCCTTGCTCCCTCATTTCATTGAAGATAATCGTAGCCCTATCTAGCATTCCACAGTTAGCGTATGCCTTGATCAGCACACTGAAAATATGGATGTCAGGTGCAATACTGTCTCCAAGCATCAAATTGAAGAGATCTGCCATATCAACTAGGCATCCTTTAGTAGCGTACCCGTTGAGCATAATTTGGTAGGAGAAAATATCAGGTTTTTGGCCCTTCATTGTCATTGAGTCAAAAACATCTCTAGCATCCTTGATTTTTCCATGCTTGCAAAGGGAAGCCATTAACGAGTTCAAAGTAACAACATCTGGTAGGATGCCTCGACTTGTCATTTCTTTAAATACCCTCACTGCCTCCTTCCATTGACCCATAGAGGAATATCCATAGATCAAGTTGCTATACGTCGTGTTATTTGGCAGAACACCTTTATCAACCATTTGTCGAAGGATAGCCTCTGCCTTGTCCACTGCTCTTGCCTTACACAGTGCATGAACAACGGAGTTATAAGTCACTAAATTAGGCGAAATTCCCCGCTGTACCATTTCATTGAATAGATCACATGCTTTAGCAACATCGCCCGCCTTAAAGAAGCCATCGATGACCGTACTATACGCAACCACGTCGGGCGAGCAGACAGCTTTCCTTTCAGCCATCATTCGTAGCAATTCATATGCCTGACCACTCTTTCCGTTGTTGCAGAGGCTCTTCAGAAGTATGCAGTACGAGAAAACATCAGGCACACAGCCCAACTCAGGCATTCTGTGGAGAAGGATGTCCAGAGCCTCGTATGTCCGCTTTGCTTCACAAAGGCCCTTGAGAAGGTTGGTGATCATGATGGTATTGACGCCCAAGCCTGTCTTGAGAACCTGGCCGAAGAAGGCCAGCGTTAGCTCCGGGTGGTGCGCGCGGGTGCAGCAGTCCATGAGGATGCCATAGGTGCAGACTGTAGGGGACAGCACCTGCGGGCCGTCAGCTCGAGACGCGCGGTTGAAGAGAGCGACGGCAAGGGCAGGACCATCTCTGCAGGCGGCGGAGGACGGCGCACGCGCGAGCGCGGAGAGGAACCCGTTCAGCGCGCGCTCGGGGACGGGGGTGGCTTGATGCAGCAATTCGTCAAACAGGTGGTGTGCCTCCTCTGGGCGGAACGTCCCTGACAGGACCCGCGCCGTGGCGACGGCGAGGGCGAGGTGGGGAGCGCGCGTCGACGGCgaggaggaagcggcggtggtgaAGACGGCGGAGGAGATGCGGGCACGAGACGGCATTGCCGTGTCCGTGGGGTGGGATAAGGATTTGAAGGACGCGACTGGTTCCGCGAGGTAGGACGTAGGAGACGAGCACCAGGTTCAGAGTTCTCTTCGGTCAGAACTAATGACTACTCTCTCATTTGACATTCAGCTTAACAATATTTGACATGGCATGCTATACATCTCTTAACACGCAATTCAAGTATGGTTTTGAATTGTTTTGATTCAAAGAATTTTTCTCATTTTCTAATTTTTTAATCTCTACTCCTTTTTCAAGCCACCTGAACTGACAAAAATGTTGGCCTAGTAATACATATCGATTCAAGTCATTCGTTCGGCTCTCGATTCTTAGACCGCCTGCTCCCGACGGTTAAGGCCACTGCCTCCTTAGACAGCACACAAAAGTGGCAACACCACTGCCTCCTTCCGCCGCCCCTCCACCACAGGAGGAGAACCGCCCGCCGCAACCCCTCCAAAGCCACACGACGCCGCTCGACACGCTAGGGTTTCAGCAAACTCCGTAACACTAGAAGTTGCAACGGTGTTGTCCTCCACTAGCTGACGCTATGATCCCCTTTGAGATCCCTCTCCAGGGCATTTTTTTACAGTTTAGATGGCCTGAAAAAGGAGAAGAGattaaagaaaataaaaaaagagagagaaatgaaCAAAAATCccttgaattaaaacaattcgcAAGCATAGAGTTAAATATCCAGAGGTGTATGTAAATATATGAGGCGTGCATATTCGGTGTCAAATGTCAAAGTTTCTCGTCACTGCAAGGCGCCAATGCACTCGCTAGCAGATCTCAATACCCACAAGCGCCTTCATGTTTAGTGATGCCGGCTAGCAGTCTCCGGTGATTGCCGGCCATCGTCGTGGGTTTGCCCTGACAtatatgaatttttttatttttaatattttttgtaaactaattttaaatctaacattgttaaaaaaaatcaaaactaacactttttgccgcgtcta
This Miscanthus floridulus cultivar M001 unplaced genomic scaffold, ASM1932011v1 fs_301_3, whole genome shotgun sequence DNA region includes the following protein-coding sequences:
- the LOC136531200 gene encoding protein Rf1, mitochondrial-like — translated: MPSRARISSAVFTTAASSSPSTRAPHLALAVATARVLSGTFRPEEAHHLFDELLHQATPVPERALNGFLSALARAPSSAACRDGPALAVALFNRASRADGPQVLSPTVCTYGILMDCCTRAHHPELTLAFFGQVLKTGLGVNTIMITNLLKGLCEAKRTYEALDILLHRMPELGCVPDVFSYCILLKSLCNNGKSGQAYELLRMMAERKAVCSPDVVAYSTVIDGFFKAGDVAKACDLFNEMVQRGISPNLVTYNSVVHALCKARAVDKAEAILRQMVDKGVLPNNTTYSNLIYGYSSMGQWKEAVRVFKEMTSRGILPDVVTLNSLMASLCKHGKIKDARDVFDSMTMKGQKPDIFSYQIMLNGYATKGCLVDMADLFNLMLGDSIAPDIHIFSVLIKAYANCGMLDRATIIFNEMREQGVKPDVVSYYCLIQGFCIHGGLLKAKELALEMMTKGMHPDIVFFSLIINNLCKVGRVMDAQDIFDFTVSIGLHPTVMVYSTLMDGYCLVGKMEKALEVFDAMMSAGIQPNVVVYGTLVNGYCKVGRIDEGLRLFREILHKGIKPSTSLYNIILHGLFQAGRTVPAKVKFHEMTESGIAMDTYTYSIILGGLFKNSCSDEAILLFKELHAMNVKVDITTLNIMIAGLFQIRRVEEAKDLFASISGNGLIPCVVTYTVTMTNLIKEGLVEEADDMFSSMENAGCEANSRLLNHVVRELLEKNEIVRAGTYLSKIDERNFSLEHSTTTLMIDLFSSKGTCREHIRFLPAKYHFLAC